The genomic window GCGATCGTCATGAAATACCGCTCCACCTCGGGGTGCGTGACCGTGATCGGCCCACCCGCCGCAAGCTGGGCCTGGAACAGCGGCACGACGGAGCCGCTCGACCCCAGCACATTGCCGAAACGGACGGTGATGTAGCGCGTCCGTTCCCCGATCCGACGGGACTCCTGAACATCCATGGCCTGGCAATAGGCCTCCGCCAAGCGCTTGGTCGCCCCCATCACGCTGACCGGCCGCACCGCCTTGTCGGTCGAGATGAACACCATTGAGCGGGCGCCCGCCTGCCGTGCCGCATCGGCCACGTTGCGGGTGCCAAGGCAGTTGGTGGCGATGCCCTCGGCGATATGGGTCTCCACGACCGGCACATGCTTCAGCGCAGCCGCGTGGAAGACCAGGTTCGGGCGCTCCTTCTGGAACAGCCGCATCACGCGGTTGCGCTGGCGGACGTCACACAGGATCGGCACGATGTCCAGGTCCGGGAAGGTCTCCGTCAGCTTCCGGTGGATGCTGTAGAGCTGGAATTCGCTGTGCTCGACCAGGATGAGCCGCGACGGCCGGTCCGACGCGATCTGATGGCACAGCTCGCTGCCGATGCTGCCGCCGGCCCCGGTGACCAGAACGCGCGCGCCGGCGACCATGGCGGAGACCGGCTCGCGGTCCAGCTGCACCTGCGGCCGCCCGAGGAGGTCCTCGATGGCGACGGGCCTCAACGCGACGGATCCGACTCCATCCGTGGACCGGAAATCGGTCAGGCTCGGCAGGCGTGACAGCGTCAGGCCCAAGGCATCGCAACGTTCGAGCAGGTTGCGGGTGACCTCGCCCTTGATCTCCTGCCCAGGGTACGAGATCACGACGCGCTGCGGCCCCTCGCCCGCCGCCGCCAGATCGGCAACCACCCTCTCCAGATCCTCGATCGTCCCCAGCACCTTCACGCCATGGATGGCACGGCCGACATTGATCGGCTTGCGGTCGAGGATCCCGCAGACACGGTAGGCGGCATTCACATCGGCCGCCAGCGAGCGGATGAACAGCTCGGCGTTCAGGTCCGACCCGACCAGAAGGAGGGGGGTCCGGCCCGCCCCGGCCATCATCTGCCTTTTCGCCAAGCGGCGGTCCTTGACCATGCGGTACAGCAGGCGCGGCCCGCCCAGCATCACGATCAGGACGAACCAGTTGATGACCGGAACCGAGCGCGGGATCGGATCCAGCCGGTTCACCAGGAACATGGCCAACAGCAGCAGGCCGATGGCGATCGACACGGCGCGCAGCAGGTTCAGCAGATCCGGGGTCGAGGAATAGCGCCAGATACCGCGGTAGAGTCCGACCGCACGGTATGTGACGGCCGCGATGGCGGCAAAGATCGGCGTTCCGGTCAGCAGCGCTTCCGCATAGGTGCCGAACGCCTGCTCGCCAACGCGCAGATAGAAGGACACCACGAACGAGACGCAGGTCACAACGATGTCGTGCGCGAACGCTAGGTCCTGTCGCCGGATCAAGCGCGGGCTCCCGGATGGCAGCGATCGATGGGCGGCGTTGGGACGGCCGCCCGCAACAAGCCGGTCAACGACCGGCCCAACCTTGTCGATGTACGCCGCCGGACGGCGCCGCGTCCAGTATCGAAGCCCCATCTCCACGCAACGGAGACTTGCGCGGAAGGGTCCGGTGGGACGAGGAATACGGCCCGCGGCGTCCCCGCCGGCCATGATTTGCCTTTGTTGAACCAACCGGAATGACCAGCACCCAACCGATCCTCGGCCTTCTCGTGGTCCTTGCCAGCGGCGCCGGTGCGTGGGCGGTGAC from Azospirillaceae bacterium includes these protein-coding regions:
- a CDS encoding nucleoside-diphosphate sugar epimerase/dehydratase, coding for MIRRQDLAFAHDIVVTCVSFVVSFYLRVGEQAFGTYAEALLTGTPIFAAIAAVTYRAVGLYRGIWRYSSTPDLLNLLRAVSIAIGLLLLAMFLVNRLDPIPRSVPVINWFVLIVMLGGPRLLYRMVKDRRLAKRQMMAGAGRTPLLLVGSDLNAELFIRSLAADVNAAYRVCGILDRKPINVGRAIHGVKVLGTIEDLERVVADLAAAGEGPQRVVISYPGQEIKGEVTRNLLERCDALGLTLSRLPSLTDFRSTDGVGSVALRPVAIEDLLGRPQVQLDREPVSAMVAGARVLVTGAGGSIGSELCHQIASDRPSRLILVEHSEFQLYSIHRKLTETFPDLDIVPILCDVRQRNRVMRLFQKERPNLVFHAAALKHVPVVETHIAEGIATNCLGTRNVADAARQAGARSMVFISTDKAVRPVSVMGATKRLAEAYCQAMDVQESRRIGERTRYITVRFGNVLGSSGSVVPLFQAQLAAGGPITVTHPEVERYFMTIAEAVQLVLQASAFGLARAEEAGRIFVLDMGKPVKIVDLARQMVRLAGLRPDRDVRIEYTGLRPGEKLYEELFDPVEQTLPTPVEGVFVASPLVIDYGLLARSLEEMERAVADEAVERLVAMLRAIVPGYAGPASPSVGADLEAPGNAAART